AGGGAGATAGTTACCACGGCAGGGAGTGCCTCGGGTATTGCGGCAACTGCAAGGGATATGGCTGTGAGCAGCATCAGCATTACGGGCTCTCCCCTGAGGAGACCAAAGCCGAAGACCACGGCACATATTACAAGGACAGCAATTGCAAGTTTTCTTCCAAACCCTGCAAGCCGCTTCTGAAGTGGTGTTTTTACTGTTTCTTCATCCTGAAGCATGGTGGCAATCCTGCCAAGCTCCGTATCCATTCCGGTCGCTGTAACAATACCAAGACCACGGCCGTAAGTAACAATAGTGCCCTTATAAACCATGTTCTTCCTGTCTCCAACGGACAGGGCATCATCATGGAGGGTCATCGTCCCCTTTTCAACAGGCACGGACTCTCCTGTAAGCGCTGCCTCTTCGACCTTTATCTGAACCGCCTCTACAAGGCGCATATCCGCCGGCACTATCTTCCCGGCTTCAAGAATTACAACATCACCGGGAACGAGTTCTGATGCAGGTATATCGATAGTCTGCCCGTTCCTCACAACGGTTGCAGTCAGGGCCGCCATTTTTTTCAATGCAGCCATGGCCTTCTCCGCCCTGTATTCCTGAACAAATCCTATGACTGCATTTAGAATAACGATCACGATAATTACAAGGGTATCCGTTGCCTCACCAATAAACACCGAAATAACGGCAGCAGCAATGAGGACAATGATCATGAAGTCCCTGAACTGGTCGAGGAACATCATAAAAGGGGTTTTTTTCTTTTTCTCAATAAGCTCGTTAGGTCCGTACTCCCTGAGGCGATTCTGTGCCTCTTCAGTAGAGAGACCCTGCAATGATGTCTTGAGAGCCTCAGCTACTTTTTCCGCTTCCATCCGGTGCCAGTGCATAAAAAACTCCTTTCGTCGTAACAGGTCATCCCTACACCGAGCCGACCCTGATTTAACCTCGATGAATAAAAAATGAACCTCCCCGCCGTCCCGATATTCCGGTGCGGGGTATCTTAAACTCTCCCCTGCCTGCCCTCCCCTCTCTGTCCTCTGCGTTTAAGCAGAGACTGTGGGGTATTGAGAACTTAATAAAAAAGACCTCTGCCACAATAAAGACTTATCATGACAAAGGTCTCGCTTGTTAGAATTACCTATAGTCTGTGTATAAAGTCGAACAGTTGCCGTTTTTCTGTCATTCCGGCTTGTCCGGAATCGTTCAAAGCGCATAGCGCATAGGGCATAGCATTCGTTTTTCTGTCATTCCCCGAAAGCGTTCGGGATTGCGGGAATGACAAATGACCGTATTTTATACACAGACACTATCTAACCAGTGGTATCGGCCTGCCTGAGACAGACGTATTGACGACAGCCACTGATAAAGCTACTCCCCTTTGTAGACGGATTGGATTAACTCACCAAGCCCGGTATCAGGAATTCCCGGTCTTTTTAACTTATTGTAAACAGAGGGTTCATGTCAAGCAAATAAGGCATGCAGCTCGAAAAAATGGATATAAGCCTGTTATTTAAAACCTTGGTAAACTATGTAGGAATGGTATCGGCCCTCCCATAGCCCCCCTGTTCTTTTGTATCTTCCGTTTACATATGCTTCTCTGCTGATGAGAAAAAATTCTTATCAGTCTTTCAGGATGTTAAGTCACAAGTCAAGACCTGACAGGTTTACACATTTACAATGACATAAAATTGAAGCCATGTCCCTTTCAAGACAAACTATAGAACCGATATTTCAAGAAGCGCCCACGATCGGGGACGCTTCTTTTTTAACCGCTACCTTGGCCTTTATATAGATCAGAATAAACTTTGCGAACATTTACTTCCAAAGGTTCAAGGTCTTCTTCAATCGTCTGCCATATAATGTTTAAATCAACACCAAAATATTCGTGGATAAGACGGTTTCTCATGCCAATCATTTCCTGCCAGAGTGCTTGGATAACGGTCTCTGATATCCTGAGGGAGCTTGTTGACTGCTTCTCCGATGACTTCAAGGCTTCTTATGACAGCCTTTACCGTCTTTCTGTCATTAATGAAAGCTTCAAAGGACATCCCCATGACAAATTCTCTGATGTCAGAGATTGATTCAAGTATGTCATTGAGATAGTCTTGAAGCAGTCTTTCTTCAGACATACATAACCTCTTGGAGGATCCTCTTGCCGATAAAAGGCTTTAATGCTTTTTTAGTTACGATCTCAACTTTTACACCAAGAAGCTCTGATAGTCTGTTCTCAAGCTGCAGGAACTTTACAAAACCTACAGGCTTTTCAAACTCGACAAGAATGTCAAGATCGCTGTCTTCCCTCTGCACTCCTCTTACGTAGGACCCGAATACCCCGATTTCTTTTAAGCCATACTGCTGCCTGAGTTCGTCTTTATGGTTTTGAATCAGTTCTTTTATTTCATCGAGCGTTTTCATAATTGCCTCTCTTGATCATTATACTCATTTTTCAACTATCCATACAATTACAATCAAGCTCTTCGACCAAAGGTCGGAGCTTGCCAATGGTATGCCTTACGGCATAGCAATGTAAGGTTTCGATATTTTATCTTTATATTTGTCTCCAGCACTTCGGTGCTTACGGCAAAGAACATTGTAAGGAAAATTTGATTGAGTACATTCCTTGCCTTCTTCCCCGACTAAAGGTCGGGTCTTTCGGCAAGGTGCATTGTAAAGACCAGTTATTGGCATCCTAAGAGCTTTCCAGATTTCTATATCTTCTTTGCACAGGGCTATTTTACTTTTCTGTCAGAAACAGGGTATTTTGC
This window of the bacterium BMS3Abin08 genome carries:
- a CDS encoding nucleotidyltransferase domain protein, with translation MKTLDEIKELIQNHKDELRQQYGLKEIGVFGSYVRGVQREDSDLDILVEFEKPVGFVKFLQLENRLSELLGVKVEIVTKKALKPFIGKRILQEVMYV